A region from the Bradyrhizobium erythrophlei genome encodes:
- a CDS encoding alpha/beta fold hydrolase: MPRTAFDADVKSSTGTTAKAGTRPKQVTVVLVHGAWADASSWSKVIPLLLAKGMTVLAVQSPLTSLGDDVAATKRIIATAKGEVVLAGHSWGGTVITEAGADPKVSALVYISAFGNDAGESGSELIGKYPKPPALSAVQMDGAGFVTSTVEGFIENIAPDLPLEEARTLAVTQGPLAVKTFDESPSVAAWKTKPSWFVVSANDRTISPELEAAVAERMKAKTTVLQSSHMSLLSHPAEVAGVIEEAVNFVEGQ, from the coding sequence ATGCCCAGGACAGCATTCGACGCAGACGTTAAATCGTCGACGGGAACGACGGCGAAGGCCGGTACGCGCCCAAAGCAGGTCACCGTCGTGCTGGTGCACGGTGCATGGGCCGACGCCTCAAGCTGGAGCAAGGTGATACCGCTTCTGCTGGCGAAGGGAATGACGGTGCTGGCGGTCCAGAGTCCCCTGACGTCTCTCGGGGACGACGTCGCCGCGACGAAGCGGATCATCGCAACCGCAAAGGGGGAGGTCGTCCTCGCGGGGCATAGCTGGGGCGGAACGGTAATTACCGAGGCCGGCGCCGATCCGAAAGTCAGCGCGCTGGTCTACATTTCCGCTTTCGGCAACGACGCGGGAGAATCGGGGAGCGAGCTGATCGGCAAATATCCCAAGCCGCCCGCACTTTCGGCGGTGCAGATGGATGGGGCCGGCTTCGTGACTTCGACCGTCGAGGGCTTCATCGAGAACATTGCGCCGGATCTGCCGCTGGAGGAAGCCCGAACCCTTGCGGTGACCCAGGGCCCCCTCGCGGTGAAGACCTTCGACGAAAGTCCGTCGGTCGCTGCCTGGAAGACCAAGCCGTCATGGTTCGTGGTTTCGGCGAACGACCGGACGATCAGTCCGGAACTCGAGGCCGCCGTGGCCGAGAGAATGAAGGCGAAGACCACAGTTCTGCAGTCCAGCCACATGTCGTTGCTGTCGCATCCCGCTGAAGTCGCTGGTGTCATCGAGGAAGCCGTCAATTTCGTCGAGGGACAATAG
- a CDS encoding MBL fold metallo-hydrolase — protein MIEARTDPFENAFSPAASRSTPAANNFSFVQGEFSITVLSDGFITVPIDIVEGTPGERAEILRRTGDIKAGLVESKTNIPVIRRGRDLIIVDVGSGDKYQPTDGRLFGNLKASGINPDAITKVIFTHAHPDHVWGTLTETGSLRFKNATYYVGAAEWDYWMNPDYLTMMPFELHEFARGAQRDLGAIKDRVVMLKPGDDIVSGLRAIDTAGHTPGHLSLEMAGGEGLIITADAATNEIASFQHPRSRFGYDTIPELAIENRARLIERAAADRTSLLGYHWTYPGVGYAERNGGAYRYVPV, from the coding sequence ATGATCGAAGCCCGGACCGACCCATTCGAAAATGCTTTCTCGCCGGCTGCGTCAAGGTCCACCCCGGCTGCGAATAATTTCAGCTTCGTTCAAGGCGAGTTCTCGATCACCGTGCTGAGCGACGGCTTCATCACCGTGCCGATCGACATCGTAGAGGGCACGCCGGGTGAGCGCGCCGAGATATTGCGGCGCACCGGCGATATCAAGGCCGGACTCGTGGAATCCAAGACCAATATTCCGGTCATCCGCAGGGGACGCGATCTGATCATCGTCGACGTTGGTTCGGGCGACAAGTATCAACCGACCGATGGCAGGCTTTTCGGAAATCTCAAGGCCAGCGGCATCAATCCCGATGCCATCACCAAGGTCATATTCACCCACGCGCATCCCGATCACGTCTGGGGCACGCTCACCGAAACCGGCAGCCTGAGATTCAAAAACGCGACCTATTACGTCGGGGCCGCCGAATGGGATTACTGGATGAATCCGGATTACCTCACCATGATGCCGTTCGAGCTTCATGAATTCGCGAGAGGCGCGCAGCGCGATCTCGGAGCGATCAAGGACCGGGTTGTGATGCTGAAACCCGGAGACGATATCGTATCGGGGTTGAGGGCGATCGATACTGCGGGTCACACCCCCGGCCATCTCTCGCTGGAGATGGCCGGGGGCGAAGGCCTCATCATCACCGCGGATGCTGCGACCAACGAAATCGCGTCGTTTCAGCATCCAAGATCGCGGTTCGGCTACGACACGATTCCCGAGCTCGCCATCGAAAACCGCGCCCGCCTGATCGAACGCGCAGCCGCCGATCGGACGAGCCTCCTTGGCTATCACTGGACGTATCCCGGTGTCGGCTACGCCGAGCGCAATGGCGGCGCGTATCGGTATGTACCCGTTTAA
- a CDS encoding alpha/beta fold hydrolase, protein MSTMTTKDGTEIFYKDWGKGQPIVFHHGWPLSADDWDNQMMFFLAQGYRVIAHDRRGHGRSSQTSVGNDMDTYAADVAELAEKLDLMNAIHIGHSTGGGEVTRYVAQHARGRVAKAALISAIPPVMVKSEKNPGGLPVEVFDGFRAALAANRAQFYVDLPAGPFYGFNRPGAKVSQGVIDNWWRQGMMGGAKAHYDCIKVFSETDHTADLKKITVPVLAMHSEDDQIVPFADAGPLSAKLLKNSTLKVYKDLPHGMPTTHAEIINADLLAFIKS, encoded by the coding sequence ATGAGCACGATGACAACCAAAGACGGCACCGAAATCTTCTACAAGGATTGGGGCAAGGGCCAGCCGATCGTCTTCCACCACGGCTGGCCGCTCAGCGCCGATGATTGGGACAACCAGATGATGTTCTTCCTGGCGCAGGGCTACCGCGTCATCGCCCATGACCGGCGCGGGCATGGCCGTTCCAGCCAGACTTCGGTCGGCAACGACATGGATACCTATGCTGCCGACGTCGCGGAATTGGCCGAAAAGCTCGACTTGATGAACGCGATCCATATCGGCCACTCGACCGGTGGCGGCGAAGTCACGCGCTACGTAGCCCAACACGCCCGTGGCCGCGTCGCCAAGGCGGCTCTGATCAGCGCCATTCCGCCGGTCATGGTGAAGTCGGAGAAGAACCCGGGCGGCCTCCCGGTCGAGGTGTTTGACGGCTTTCGCGCGGCGCTGGCCGCCAATCGGGCCCAGTTTTATGTCGATCTCCCGGCCGGCCCGTTTTACGGATTCAACCGCCCCGGCGCGAAGGTCTCGCAAGGCGTGATCGACAATTGGTGGCGCCAGGGGATGATGGGCGGCGCCAAAGCCCATTATGACTGCATCAAGGTGTTCTCGGAGACCGATCACACCGCGGATCTCAAGAAGATCACCGTGCCGGTTTTGGCGATGCACAGCGAAGACGATCAGATCGTGCCGTTCGCCGATGCGGGGCCGCTGTCGGCCAAGCTGCTCAAGAACAGCACGTTAAAGGTCTACAAGGACCTGCCGCATGGCATGCCCACAACTCATGCGGAAATCATCAACGCAGACCTGCTCGCGTTCATCAAATCCTGA
- a CDS encoding HNH endonuclease, with the protein MNAHVSQGGWPVLVLNADFRPLSYYPLSLWSWQDAIKAVFLDRVNIVEHYDRAVRSPSFEIQLPSVVSLKSFVKPSTHPAFTRFNVFLRDRFVCQYCLAHDDLTFDHIIPRSKGGQTTWENVVAACSPCNLRKGNLTPQQARMFPRQHPFAPTVHQLHRNGRLFPPNYLHDSWLDYLYWDTELDP; encoded by the coding sequence TTGAACGCACATGTCTCGCAAGGCGGTTGGCCGGTACTGGTGCTGAACGCGGATTTCCGGCCGCTCAGTTATTATCCGCTCTCGCTCTGGTCGTGGCAGGACGCGATCAAGGCGGTGTTCCTCGACCGCGTCAACATCGTCGAGCACTACGACCGTGCGGTGCGCAGCCCCTCCTTCGAGATCCAGCTGCCGAGCGTGGTATCGCTGAAATCCTTCGTCAAGCCGAGCACGCATCCCGCCTTCACCCGGTTCAACGTGTTCCTGCGCGACCGTTTTGTCTGCCAGTACTGCCTGGCCCACGACGATCTGACCTTCGACCACATCATCCCGCGCAGCAAGGGCGGCCAGACCACCTGGGAAAACGTGGTCGCCGCCTGTTCGCCGTGCAATCTGCGCAAGGGCAATCTGACGCCGCAACAGGCGCGGATGTTTCCAAGGCAGCACCCGTTCGCGCCGACGGTGCACCAGCTGCACCGCAACGGCCGCCTGTTCCCGCCGAACTATCTGCACGATAGCTGGCTCGATTATTTATATTGGGACACGGAACTCGATCCGTAG
- a CDS encoding chloride channel protein yields MVTTSRFIEAPRRLRAFVRAHETSLVVLAALIGVIGGLVVAAMSAAVEGMHVLLFNIEIGERLSSQFAIDPLRALLVPSLGGLLLGVAFLVLQRFRPAREIDPIEANALHGGRMSFRGSVIVALQTVWSSGVGASVGLEAGYTQLASGIAASLGRGFHLRRADQRIMVGCGAAAAIAGAFSAPLAGAFYAFELVIGGYTPASLTPVGVAAVAGYFVAHAFTVLSLGVGIGPVGDVLGRDLAIAALLGVLAALFGIGIMRGVALCEQLLARTRLWPPLRPALGGLVVGLLALISPQVMSSGHGALHFAGFVSIPLSVLASIFILKAIASVVSLGSGFRGGLFFATLFLGALGGHLFAGAFDVIWPGLKLSPNVYAIIGMSALSASVIGGPLTMSFIALESTGNLWLSTAVLVAVIISTQITRELFGYSFATWRLHLRGETIRSAADIGWIRDLTVRSLMRQDLATVNANMGIEEFRDKFPLGSKNQVVAVDGSGRYVGLALVADAHATDIKTTGGLMGLLHFRDVVLRPGMNIQEAIAVFDAAEAESLAVVDIDGEQRPIGVLSEAHAMRRYAEESEQRRREVLGEV; encoded by the coding sequence ATGGTCACCACCTCGCGTTTTATTGAAGCGCCGCGCCGGCTGCGGGCGTTCGTCCGCGCCCATGAAACCAGCCTGGTCGTCCTTGCGGCCCTGATCGGCGTCATCGGCGGACTGGTCGTGGCGGCCATGAGTGCGGCGGTCGAAGGCATGCATGTGCTGCTGTTCAACATCGAAATAGGGGAACGCCTGTCCAGCCAATTCGCGATCGACCCGCTGCGCGCGCTACTGGTGCCGAGCCTGGGCGGACTATTGCTGGGTGTGGCGTTCCTGGTGCTGCAGCGATTTCGGCCGGCGCGCGAAATCGACCCGATCGAGGCCAACGCCCTGCATGGCGGCAGGATGTCGTTTCGCGGCAGCGTGATCGTGGCGCTGCAGACGGTGTGGTCAAGCGGCGTCGGCGCTTCGGTCGGGCTCGAGGCGGGCTATACCCAGTTGGCCAGCGGTATTGCCGCCTCGCTGGGCCGCGGCTTCCATCTGCGCCGTGCGGATCAGCGCATCATGGTCGGCTGCGGCGCCGCGGCGGCGATCGCGGGCGCGTTCAGTGCGCCGCTGGCCGGCGCCTTCTATGCCTTCGAGCTCGTGATCGGCGGCTATACGCCGGCCAGTCTTACGCCGGTCGGCGTCGCCGCGGTGGCGGGCTATTTCGTCGCCCATGCCTTTACGGTGCTGTCGCTCGGTGTCGGCATCGGCCCGGTCGGCGATGTCCTCGGCCGCGATCTTGCGATCGCGGCCTTGCTCGGGGTTCTGGCAGCGCTGTTCGGCATCGGTATCATGCGCGGCGTGGCGCTGTGCGAGCAACTCCTGGCCAGGACGCGGCTATGGCCGCCGCTGCGCCCGGCGCTGGGCGGCCTCGTCGTGGGCCTGCTCGCTTTGATCTCGCCGCAGGTGATGTCGTCCGGCCATGGCGCGCTGCATTTTGCCGGGTTTGTTTCGATTCCGCTTTCGGTGCTGGCCAGCATCTTCATCCTGAAAGCGATCGCGTCCGTGGTGTCGCTGGGATCAGGCTTTCGTGGCGGCCTGTTCTTCGCCACGCTGTTCCTCGGCGCGCTCGGCGGCCATTTGTTCGCCGGCGCCTTCGACGTGATCTGGCCGGGCCTCAAGCTCAGCCCGAACGTCTATGCCATCATCGGCATGAGCGCGCTGTCGGCCTCCGTCATCGGGGGGCCGCTGACAATGTCGTTCATCGCGCTGGAATCGACCGGCAATCTGTGGCTCTCGACCGCGGTGCTGGTCGCGGTCATCATCTCGACCCAGATCACCCGTGAGCTGTTCGGCTACTCCTTCGCGACATGGCGGCTGCATCTGCGCGGCGAGACCATCCGCAGCGCCGCCGATATCGGCTGGATCCGCGACCTCACGGTGCGCAGCCTGATGCGGCAGGACCTCGCCACCGTCAATGCCAACATGGGCATCGAGGAGTTCCGCGACAAATTCCCGCTGGGCTCGAAGAACCAGGTGGTAGCGGTCGACGGCAGCGGCCGCTATGTCGGGCTGGCGCTGGTCGCCGATGCCCACGCGACGGATATCAAGACGACCGGCGGTTTGATGGGCCTCTTGCATTTCCGCGATGTGGTGCTGCGTCCCGGCATGAATATCCAGGAGGCCATTGCCGTGTTCGACGCCGCGGAAGCCGAATCGCTGGCGGTGGTCGATATCGACGGCGAACAACGCCCCATTGGGGTGCTCAGCGAGGCCCATGCGATGCGGCGTTATGCGGAAGAATCAGAGCAGCGCCGGCGCGAGGTGCTGGGCGAGGTCTGA
- a CDS encoding Bug family tripartite tricarboxylate transporter substrate binding protein gives MRKLLAAMVATVLGLSCAGIAVAQTYPTHPITMIVPFPAGGATDTLARFLAEKMRGILGQPIIIENVAGAAGSIGVGRAVRSAPDGYTLSIGTSTTHMLTGGLYALPFDLLKDLEPVIQLGSEPLLIVGKRNLPADDLKGLIAWLKANPDKASAGIAGVGATGHLTGISFQKETGTTFQFVPFRGNAPAMTDLLAGQIDFMIEPSSNFKSLIAAGSVKPFAITGRTRLPSSPDIPTADEAGLPGFFASLWYGLWVPRDTSKDIVAKLNAALVQVLADPTVKRRLDDLGIQITPLAQQSPEALRAFQKAEAERWWPIIKVSGIKAE, from the coding sequence ATGCGCAAATTGCTGGCCGCGATGGTCGCGACCGTGCTCGGCCTGTCATGCGCCGGCATCGCAGTCGCGCAAACCTATCCGACGCATCCGATCACCATGATCGTGCCGTTTCCCGCCGGCGGCGCCACCGACACCCTGGCCCGCTTCCTGGCAGAGAAGATGCGGGGCATTCTGGGACAACCCATCATCATCGAAAACGTCGCCGGCGCCGCCGGCAGCATCGGTGTTGGCCGCGCCGTGCGTTCGGCCCCCGACGGCTACACGCTCTCGATCGGCACCTCGACCACGCATATGCTGACCGGCGGTCTCTATGCGCTCCCGTTCGACCTATTGAAGGACCTCGAGCCGGTCATCCAGCTCGGCAGCGAGCCGCTCTTGATCGTCGGCAAGAGGAACCTGCCGGCGGACGATCTGAAGGGGCTGATCGCCTGGCTCAAGGCCAATCCCGACAAGGCGTCGGCCGGCATCGCCGGCGTCGGCGCGACCGGCCATCTCACGGGAATTTCGTTTCAGAAGGAGACCGGGACGACATTTCAGTTCGTGCCGTTTCGCGGCAACGCACCGGCGATGACGGATCTGCTGGCGGGTCAGATCGATTTCATGATCGAGCCGTCGTCCAATTTCAAGTCGCTGATCGCGGCCGGCAGCGTCAAGCCCTTCGCCATCACCGGGCGGACGCGGCTGCCGTCATCGCCGGATATTCCGACCGCGGACGAGGCGGGGCTGCCCGGCTTCTTCGCTTCGCTCTGGTACGGGCTGTGGGTGCCCAGGGATACGTCGAAGGATATCGTCGCCAAACTGAATGCCGCCCTGGTGCAGGTGCTCGCCGATCCCACGGTGAAGCGGCGCCTGGACGATCTCGGCATCCAGATCACCCCGCTCGCGCAGCAATCGCCGGAGGCCTTGCGGGCGTTCCAGAAAGCCGAGGCCGAGCGTTGGTGGCCGATCATCAAGGTGTCCGGCATCAAGGCGGAGTGA
- a CDS encoding response regulator, whose amino-acid sequence MPDTKTFTRVMLADDHAIVREGYRSLLHKQDRLQVVAEAGDGAEAYRVYKEVRPDLVIMDVSMPGIGGVEAIRRIRRWDHLARILVFTMHQSAAYAVQAIKAGARGFVTKSNPPDALLRAIAEVMAGRIALSPDIDHELAINRLADEPAAVDALSPREFEILRMLLAEKSVDDIAETLHISVKTAANTRYLIRAKLGVASDIELVRLALRQRIIAAEDIES is encoded by the coding sequence ATGCCGGACACCAAAACTTTCACGCGCGTAATGCTGGCCGACGACCATGCGATCGTGCGCGAGGGCTATCGCTCGCTGCTGCACAAGCAGGATCGCCTGCAGGTCGTCGCCGAGGCCGGCGACGGCGCCGAGGCCTATCGTGTCTACAAGGAGGTCAGGCCCGACCTCGTCATCATGGACGTATCGATGCCGGGAATTGGCGGGGTCGAGGCGATCCGGCGCATCCGGCGATGGGACCATCTCGCGCGTATCCTGGTGTTCACCATGCACCAGAGCGCGGCTTACGCGGTGCAGGCGATCAAGGCGGGCGCGCGCGGCTTCGTCACCAAAAGCAACCCGCCGGACGCGCTGTTGCGTGCGATCGCCGAGGTGATGGCCGGGCGCATCGCGCTCAGTCCCGATATCGACCACGAACTCGCCATCAACCGGCTCGCCGACGAACCTGCCGCCGTCGACGCGCTGAGCCCGCGGGAGTTCGAGATCCTGCGCATGCTGCTGGCCGAGAAATCCGTCGATGACATCGCCGAGACGCTGCATATCAGCGTCAAGACCGCGGCCAACACGCGCTATCTGATCCGCGCCAAACTCGGCGTCGCGTCCGACATCGAGCTCGTCCGACTTGCGCTTCGCCAGCGGATCATCGCCGCAGAGGATATCGAAAGCTAG